A region from the Citrobacter telavivensis genome encodes:
- a CDS encoding alcohol dehydrogenase catalytic domain-containing protein produces MKASVYYSKDDIRYEDVDVPEVGDGDMLIKMHSCGLCGTDIHKAQHQTVTGPIILGHEVSGEVVKVGKEVTRYKVGERVVTAIHVPCFNCHYCDRGFFTLCDQFKKTSFEPGGFSEFIRLPRMHVEHLTHRIIDSLDWDRAAMIEPVACCLHGLKSANLHAKDTVLVLGSGTIGLVSAQLAALKGASTVIVSDLSRFKRELALKVGVTYAIDPANEDLETRVAELTQGKGPDVVIIAAGVSSLVSQAVNVVRRGGRIVVFSPFDKDPVVEIDAGRLFRDEISIVGTYSLTPYEMKEAIEIVEKDKINTRDMITHTWPLSRMEDAIKFAANPENDVLKVIIKADA; encoded by the coding sequence ATGAAAGCCAGCGTTTATTACAGCAAAGATGATATTCGTTATGAAGATGTCGATGTGCCGGAAGTGGGGGACGGCGACATGCTCATTAAAATGCACTCCTGCGGCCTGTGCGGCACCGATATTCATAAAGCGCAGCATCAAACTGTCACGGGGCCGATTATTCTCGGCCACGAGGTTTCCGGCGAAGTGGTGAAAGTCGGAAAAGAGGTCACACGCTATAAAGTAGGGGAGCGCGTCGTTACGGCAATTCATGTGCCGTGCTTTAACTGCCATTACTGTGACCGCGGATTTTTCACCCTCTGCGATCAGTTTAAAAAAACCAGTTTCGAGCCCGGCGGTTTTAGCGAGTTCATTCGTCTCCCCCGGATGCACGTCGAACACTTAACACACCGGATTATCGACTCTCTCGACTGGGATCGCGCGGCAATGATTGAGCCAGTTGCCTGCTGCTTACATGGACTGAAATCGGCCAACCTCCATGCGAAGGATACCGTCCTTGTCCTGGGATCCGGCACAATTGGCCTGGTTAGCGCACAGCTTGCGGCGCTGAAAGGGGCATCAACGGTCATTGTCTCCGATCTCTCACGGTTTAAGCGTGAGTTGGCGCTGAAAGTGGGGGTGACTTACGCGATTGATCCAGCAAATGAAGATCTGGAAACACGGGTTGCAGAATTAACGCAAGGGAAAGGACCGGATGTAGTGATTATTGCCGCTGGCGTATCATCACTGGTTTCCCAGGCCGTCAATGTTGTGCGTCGCGGTGGTCGAATCGTGGTTTTTTCTCCCTTTGATAAGGATCCGGTCGTTGAGATCGATGCCGGACGTCTGTTCCGTGATGAGATTTCCATCGTCGGGACTTATTCACTGACGCCTTATGAAATGAAAGAAGCGATTGAGATTGTGGAGAAAGACAAGATCAATACGCGAGACATGATCACGCATACGTGGCCTCTTTCCCGTATGGAGGACGCGATTAAGTTTGCTGCAAACCCGGAAAATGACGTTCTGAAAGTCATTATCAAAGCTGACGCATGA